The Mycobacterium seoulense genome has a window encoding:
- a CDS encoding DUF2889 domain-containing protein codes for MSGDDLGTPRFGLHPLHGIHEPTQGTPRLLPGSVRRTSSIDMTRKTGSIDPVYLSGRARDVKTACDGTTTEVGHARLEATVETFARVVQHLEVEPIVANMNLSGAPAMSGFRAAVDKAAPDLRRRRDLRYTLLDDVPVATLISGHALSASGVLGVAAKSGYLPIADRCAGFVTGGLLMTSFEGGDPAVVTGPPAPALEDPADPLAWHAMAPLPVHGMRRRRRLDVQPCSDSSKVSISAMFRDSYVRADSTETIIHEYTLDASVDADTGVILHSQAIPRVLPWQECPGAVASATRITGMRLDELHFRVRQELAGTSTCTHLNDLLRSVADTAALIPLLSTP; via the coding sequence ATGAGCGGAGACGACTTAGGCACGCCACGTTTCGGCCTGCACCCGTTGCATGGAATTCACGAGCCGACCCAAGGGACGCCGCGACTACTGCCTGGCTCAGTGCGGCGAACCAGCTCCATCGATATGACGCGCAAAACCGGCTCCATAGATCCGGTCTACTTGTCGGGCCGAGCACGCGACGTCAAGACGGCGTGCGACGGCACCACGACGGAGGTGGGCCACGCCCGCCTGGAAGCGACGGTCGAGACGTTCGCTCGGGTCGTTCAGCACCTCGAGGTCGAACCGATCGTTGCCAACATGAATCTCAGTGGGGCGCCGGCGATGAGCGGCTTTCGCGCTGCGGTTGACAAGGCCGCGCCCGATCTGCGGCGACGCCGCGACTTGCGCTATACGTTGCTCGATGATGTCCCCGTCGCCACACTCATCTCCGGTCATGCGCTGTCAGCGTCGGGAGTGCTCGGAGTCGCAGCGAAGTCAGGTTATCTGCCGATCGCCGACCGGTGCGCCGGCTTCGTCACCGGCGGTCTGCTGATGACCTCGTTCGAGGGCGGTGACCCCGCCGTCGTGACCGGCCCGCCGGCCCCTGCGCTCGAGGACCCGGCCGATCCACTCGCCTGGCACGCCATGGCCCCGCTGCCTGTTCACGGGATGCGACGACGGCGCCGACTTGACGTTCAACCCTGCTCGGATAGTTCAAAGGTGTCGATCAGTGCGATGTTTCGCGACAGCTATGTCCGCGCCGACAGCACCGAGACCATCATCCACGAATACACGCTCGATGCATCGGTAGATGCAGACACGGGGGTCATACTGCACTCGCAGGCGATACCCAGAGTTCTGCCTTGGCAGGAATGTCCAGGCGCCGTTGCGAGCGCAACTCGCATCACCGGAATGAGGCTGGACGAGCTGCACTTCCGGGTCCGCCAGGAGCTGGCCGGCACGTCGACGTGCACGCACCTGAACGATCTGCTGCGCAGCGTCGCCGATACCGCGGCGCTGATCCCGCTGCTGAGCACCCCCTGA